The following proteins come from a genomic window of Pseudomonadota bacterium:
- the parE gene encoding DNA topoisomerase IV subunit B, whose translation MAKALDLFDYATSEATDMTVDTKDKSSKNGEQPSPRRSRKQPKITVSKDNVNGDYTANDIEVLEGLEPVRRRPGMYVGGTDLHALHHLLAEVLDNSMDEAIAGHATWIELALNADGTACVSDNGRGIPVDPHPKFKNKSALEVILTTLHSGGKFGGKVYATSGGLHGVGLSVVNALSDDLIVEVARDKNLWRQTYSRGVAKDKLTHKGEVSNRRGTSITFHPDPEIFGSDIGFRPATVYRMARGKAYLFRGVEIRWSCAPELREPKSDVPEKDVLHFPHGLSDFLAAELGKRTTATQRPFFGEAKLNGDSGRVEWAIAWPEDEDGFFSSHCNTVATPGGGTHEAGLRSGLLRGLKAYGELTANRRAQQLSAEDVTGAACIVLSVFLKDPQFQGQTKDKLTNAEASRLVEVAMRDHFDHWLSADPAAANLLLAYALERAEERLRRRKEKEVKRKTATRKARLPGKLADCSDKTAEGTEIFLVEGDSAGGSAKQARDRKTQAILPLRGKILNVASASSDKLNANQELNDIVQALGCGTRARYDEKALRYERVVIMTDADVDGAHIASLLMTYFYREMHELITNGHLFLAQPPLYRLSQGNKTAYARDDQHRDELLQDEFSGRGKVEISRFKGLGEMPAAQLRETTMDRTRRTLLKVSIPNGEEKNTARRVEELMGRKPETRFAFIREHAGFVSDLDI comes from the coding sequence ATGGCCAAGGCATTGGATCTATTTGATTACGCGACAAGCGAGGCGACGGATATGACCGTCGATACAAAAGACAAATCTTCCAAAAATGGCGAACAACCGTCTCCACGCCGGTCGCGCAAGCAGCCCAAGATAACGGTCTCCAAGGACAATGTAAACGGCGATTACACTGCCAACGATATTGAAGTTCTCGAAGGTTTGGAACCGGTGCGCCGGCGCCCGGGCATGTATGTCGGTGGTACGGACTTGCACGCGCTGCATCACTTGCTCGCGGAAGTGCTTGATAATTCCATGGATGAGGCGATCGCCGGTCACGCCACATGGATCGAATTGGCGCTGAATGCGGATGGCACGGCCTGCGTAAGTGACAACGGCCGGGGCATCCCGGTGGACCCGCATCCGAAATTCAAAAATAAGTCGGCTCTGGAAGTCATTTTGACGACGCTGCATTCGGGCGGGAAGTTCGGCGGCAAGGTATATGCGACCTCCGGCGGGTTGCATGGCGTCGGCCTGTCGGTCGTGAATGCCCTCTCAGATGACCTCATCGTTGAGGTGGCGCGCGACAAAAATCTCTGGCGCCAAACCTATTCACGGGGGGTAGCGAAGGACAAGCTGACGCATAAAGGAGAGGTCAGCAACCGCCGCGGAACATCGATCACCTTCCATCCGGACCCAGAGATATTCGGCAGCGATATCGGATTTCGGCCGGCCACGGTTTATCGCATGGCGCGCGGCAAAGCCTATTTGTTCCGTGGCGTAGAAATTCGCTGGTCCTGTGCGCCAGAATTGCGTGAGCCTAAATCCGATGTACCAGAAAAAGACGTTCTGCATTTTCCACATGGCTTGAGCGATTTTCTGGCTGCGGAACTCGGTAAACGAACGACCGCAACTCAGCGGCCATTTTTTGGCGAAGCCAAACTCAACGGCGATTCCGGGCGGGTCGAATGGGCGATTGCGTGGCCTGAGGACGAAGACGGATTTTTTTCTTCACATTGCAACACAGTCGCTACTCCCGGTGGTGGCACGCATGAGGCCGGCCTGCGCTCGGGCTTGCTGCGCGGGCTGAAGGCTTACGGCGAATTGACAGCAAATCGACGCGCCCAACAATTGAGTGCTGAGGATGTGACGGGCGCGGCCTGCATCGTGCTTTCAGTATTTTTGAAAGACCCACAATTTCAGGGGCAAACCAAAGACAAACTGACAAACGCGGAGGCCAGCCGCTTAGTTGAAGTAGCCATGCGTGATCATTTTGACCACTGGTTGTCGGCTGATCCGGCCGCGGCCAATTTGCTTTTGGCATATGCGTTGGAGCGGGCGGAAGAGCGCTTGCGCCGGCGAAAGGAAAAGGAGGTCAAACGCAAAACGGCAACACGTAAGGCGAGGCTTCCGGGAAAACTTGCCGATTGCAGCGACAAAACGGCAGAGGGGACGGAAATATTTCTTGTTGAGGGCGATTCCGCCGGAGGTTCTGCCAAACAAGCGCGCGATCGGAAAACCCAAGCAATCCTGCCGTTGCGCGGTAAGATCCTCAATGTTGCCAGCGCCAGTAGCGACAAACTGAACGCCAATCAGGAATTGAACGATATCGTCCAGGCGCTTGGCTGTGGCACACGCGCGCGATACGACGAAAAAGCATTGCGCTATGAACGCGTCGTCATCATGACCGATGCCGATGTCGATGGCGCGCATATCGCCTCACTCTTGATGACCTATTTTTATCGTGAAATGCACGAACTGATCACCAACGGACATCTTTTCCTCGCGCAGCCACCGCTCTATCGCCTGTCTCAAGGCAACAAGACGGCTTACGCCCGCGACGACCAACACCGGGATGAATTGTTGCAGGATGAATTCAGTGGACGCGGGAAGGTCGAGATCAGCCGCTTCAAGGGATTGGGTGAGATGCCAGCGGCGCAGCTTCGTGAAACCACAATGGACCGCACACGGCGAACTTTGTTGAAGGTGTCTATTCCGAACGGCGAGGAAAAGAACACCGCGCGCCGCGTCGAGGAACTGATGGGACGAAAACCCGAGACCCGTTTTGCATTTATCCGCGAACATGCAGGTTTTGTTTCCGACCTCGATATTTGA
- a CDS encoding DEAD/DEAH box helicase: protein MTEQPISFADLGLSPELLKAVADAGYENPSPIQEKSIPLVLMGRDLLGCAQTGTGKTAAFSLPIIDILAQGIARARMPRALIISPTRELAQQISENFTTYNKFHKLSQAVLIGGESMPDQERTLSKHPDVIIATPGRLIDMADRGKVMLGGIKILVIDEADRMLDMGFIPDVTRIVEMLPRIRQTLLFSATLGAEIRALAEAFLINPKEVTVAPPASIAKGVTHTMISVPKLPKDKRAALRQVMALEDVQSALVFCNRKKDITVLRNSLRRHGFEAEELHGDMAQHRRTETLAAYKKGDIKLLICSDVAGRGLDIQGVSHVFNFDVPNNAESYVHRIGRTGRAGREGRAITLVTSEDAKYVDAIFKLIRVNIPILPLNAIGTQAPALAAVETAVEIPIETSVETSVETSVETLVETPVATPKETLPAAEKIARKATESRNRTRGRRTGGRTGIEDKGSTEKPEPIASDNDARRRRPRGTEQRAGGYGRAESGDDDKVIGMGDHFPDFLREPSKPKPGGRG from the coding sequence GTGACAGAACAACCAATCAGTTTTGCCGATTTGGGCCTGAGTCCGGAACTGCTGAAGGCGGTCGCGGATGCTGGCTACGAAAATCCGTCTCCGATTCAGGAAAAATCGATTCCGTTGGTCCTTATGGGGCGGGATTTATTGGGCTGCGCGCAAACCGGGACGGGAAAAACTGCCGCTTTTTCCTTGCCCATCATCGATATCCTGGCGCAAGGCATTGCGCGGGCGCGCATGCCTCGGGCCCTGATCATCTCACCGACCCGGGAATTGGCGCAGCAAATTTCTGAAAATTTCACCACCTACAACAAGTTTCACAAACTCAGCCAAGCAGTTCTGATAGGCGGCGAATCCATGCCGGACCAGGAACGAACTTTGTCAAAGCACCCGGATGTGATCATCGCCACGCCGGGCCGCTTGATCGATATGGCTGACCGCGGCAAGGTGATGCTCGGCGGCATCAAGATATTGGTTATCGACGAGGCCGATCGCATGCTCGACATGGGATTTATTCCCGACGTCACGCGCATAGTGGAAATGTTGCCACGTATTCGCCAGACACTCTTATTTTCCGCGACACTTGGCGCCGAAATTCGCGCTTTGGCCGAAGCATTTCTGATCAACCCGAAAGAAGTTACCGTAGCTCCTCCGGCTTCAATCGCTAAAGGCGTTACTCACACCATGATATCGGTGCCCAAACTCCCGAAAGACAAGCGCGCGGCACTGCGCCAAGTGATGGCGCTTGAAGACGTGCAGAGCGCGTTGGTCTTTTGCAATCGCAAGAAAGATATAACTGTCTTGCGAAATTCTCTGCGTCGGCACGGGTTTGAAGCGGAAGAATTACATGGTGACATGGCGCAGCATCGCCGCACGGAAACGCTTGCCGCCTATAAGAAGGGAGACATCAAGCTGTTGATCTGTAGCGATGTCGCTGGGCGAGGGCTCGACATACAGGGTGTTTCACACGTCTTTAATTTTGATGTCCCGAACAATGCCGAATCCTATGTACATAGAATTGGCCGAACCGGGCGCGCCGGTCGCGAAGGCAGGGCCATTACTTTGGTGACCTCGGAAGACGCCAAATATGTAGATGCCATCTTCAAGCTTATCCGAGTTAATATTCCTATTCTCCCGCTAAACGCTATCGGCACTCAGGCGCCAGCCTTGGCCGCGGTTGAGACCGCCGTTGAGATTCCGATTGAGACTTCAGTTGAGACTTCAGTTGAGACCTCAGTTGAAACCTTAGTTGAGACCCCAGTTGCGACCCCAAAGGAAACTCTGCCGGCGGCCGAAAAGATCGCGCGCAAGGCGACGGAAAGCCGAAACAGGACACGGGGCCGCCGAACAGGAGGACGCACCGGAATAGAGGACAAAGGTTCGACGGAAAAGCCAGAACCTATTGCCTCGGACAATGATGCAAGGCGCCGGCGCCCGAGAGGTACTGAGCAGCGTGCCGGAGGATACGGCCGTGCGGAAAGCGGAGATGATGACAAAGTGATCGGGATGGGGGATCATTTCCCCGACTTCTTACGTGAGCCGTCCAAGCCAAAGCCTGGAGGTAGGGGTTGA